Proteins from a single region of Murdochiella vaginalis:
- a CDS encoding aminoglycoside 6-adenylyltransferase gives MENFIQHAMISWATTDEAISALFITGTRVNPAAVKRETDPYDFLLVTRNNGDPLLQEDWSAQFSETVLQVGCVQEGRAPRYRILLGNNTRINITVLHPQDVPDVLEKDSLAKVIYDPEEQYANRENPNDLSLRVTKPTVEEYDLWCQQFFANITDVALALVEEEEMVAQSALNRARGALLSMNRAAVASDSSFHINVGTEGENLKAYMSEVEYDHLARSYAPTEKKHLWDALFQACMLFRKAGLKLNELDEFTYPKRLDVEMLRYLRRLWEETR, from the coding sequence ATGGAGAATTTTATTCAGCATGCCATGATTTCCTGGGCAACAACCGATGAAGCGATTTCGGCGCTGTTCATAACGGGAACACGCGTCAATCCTGCTGCGGTCAAGCGGGAAACCGACCCGTATGACTTTCTCTTGGTCACCCGGAATAACGGAGATCCCCTTTTGCAGGAAGACTGGAGTGCACAATTTTCGGAAACAGTCCTTCAGGTCGGCTGCGTGCAGGAAGGCCGGGCGCCCCGTTATCGCATTTTGCTGGGCAATAATACGCGCATCAATATCACCGTTCTACATCCGCAGGATGTGCCGGACGTGCTTGAGAAGGACAGTCTGGCAAAAGTGATTTATGATCCGGAAGAGCAATACGCCAATCGTGAAAACCCGAATGATCTTTCCTTGCGAGTGACAAAACCGACTGTTGAAGAGTATGATCTCTGGTGTCAGCAGTTTTTTGCCAACATTACGGACGTCGCTCTTGCGTTAGTGGAAGAGGAAGAAATGGTCGCGCAGTCGGCGTTAAACCGCGCGCGGGGAGCCTTGCTTTCCATGAATCGGGCGGCCGTGGCCTCGGATTCGTCCTTCCACATAAATGTGGGCACAGAGGGGGAGAATTTAAAGGCTTACATGAGTGAAGTGGAGTATGATCATCTGGCGCGCTCCTATGCGCCAACAGAAAAGAAGCATCTATGGGATGCCCTGTTTCAAGCCTGTATGCTTTTCCGCAAAGCGGGGTTGAAGCTCAATGAATTGGATGAATTTACGTATCCAAAGAGATTGGATGTGGAAATGCTGCGCTATTTGCGTCGGCTTTGGGAGGAAACGCGATGA
- a CDS encoding D-alanyl-D-alanine carboxypeptidase family protein, with amino-acid sequence MKQKKRQMRLIGFVMALLLILTSSPVYAKGDEKTVTISPYQGDTAATFRSMFSYYDEVDAMLIGEPTSGKILIEKNSDKPLGIASMTKLMTYYMVKKGIAEGTIDPKKSVTISPSAAAFNFSASSNYGLVAGEKRTIDQLLMGMMVVSGNDAAAMLGEILAGDERTCAERMNQQAKALGMRNTHFVNASGFTVNGKYNTASARDMFILASALLKEFPEVRELAKIKTINEPERKFVGRSTLSATTVQIPGLEGLKTGMTDEAGYCFTGALSLTSSSDGSAFDAITVVMGARTNDARWRTTKELADLAAGSFSHVSLVDAEKPIQRYDVPSSKEESVILYPASSYSVFTYSNQTFDIRYQIDKNKKAPTAEEEKFGEILIYQNGEMVKMIDIVSHKPTTQAGIFTRMKRAATDFAHFVLNLL; translated from the coding sequence ATGAAACAAAAGAAAAGGCAGATGCGGCTCATCGGATTCGTGATGGCGTTGTTGCTGATACTGACTTCATCGCCGGTTTATGCAAAGGGCGACGAGAAAACTGTAACGATTTCGCCTTATCAGGGAGATACCGCCGCCACATTTCGCTCGATGTTTTCCTATTACGATGAAGTTGACGCTATGTTAATCGGGGAACCGACATCAGGGAAAATTCTGATCGAGAAAAACAGCGACAAACCCTTGGGCATCGCCTCCATGACAAAACTGATGACCTATTATATGGTGAAAAAGGGCATTGCCGAAGGGACAATTGATCCGAAGAAGAGTGTTACGATTTCTCCTTCCGCCGCGGCCTTTAATTTTTCCGCTTCTTCCAATTACGGTCTGGTCGCGGGAGAAAAACGAACGATCGATCAGCTGCTGATGGGCATGATGGTCGTTTCCGGCAATGATGCCGCAGCAATGCTCGGAGAGATTCTTGCCGGTGATGAACGAACCTGTGCAGAACGAATGAATCAACAAGCCAAGGCGCTGGGCATGCGCAACACACACTTTGTGAATGCCAGCGGCTTTACCGTCAATGGGAAATATAACACGGCAAGTGCGCGCGACATGTTTATTTTGGCCTCCGCCTTGCTCAAAGAATTTCCGGAGGTGCGCGAGCTCGCAAAGATAAAAACCATCAATGAGCCCGAACGAAAATTTGTCGGCCGGTCGACCTTATCCGCAACTACGGTGCAGATTCCGGGATTGGAGGGATTAAAGACCGGAATGACAGATGAAGCCGGGTATTGCTTCACCGGTGCGCTATCCTTGACATCCAGTTCCGACGGCAGTGCGTTCGATGCCATTACCGTAGTAATGGGAGCAAGAACAAATGATGCCCGCTGGCGTACCACGAAAGAACTGGCAGATTTGGCTGCCGGATCGTTCTCACATGTTTCGCTCGTCGATGCGGAAAAGCCCATTCAGCGCTACGACGTCCCTTCATCCAAAGAAGAATCGGTCATTCTTTATCCGGCAAGTTCCTATTCCGTTTTCACCTATTCCAACCAGACGTTCGACATTCGCTATCAGATTGATAAGAATAAGAAAGCACCGACCGCCGAGGAGGAAAAATTCGGGGAAATTTTGATTTATCAGAATGGGGAAATGGTGAAAATGATCGACATCGTTTCGCATAAACCGACGACTCAAGCGGGAATATTCACACGCATGAAACGCGCAGCAACGGATTTTGCCCACTTTGTCTTGAACTTGCTGTGA
- the fusA gene encoding elongation factor G, producing MKKYTTQQIRNLAFVGHSGAGKTTLAEALLYLTHATDRMGRIEDKNTVSDFDPEEQARGISIGLSVLPVEWKEHKINLLDAPGYFDFENEVFTALRASEAALMVLDASAGIEVGSEIYWKYTEKIHLPRIIFLNKMDKPHVDFNVQVSNLHQQFGKKVIPLTLTLGAGEDFEGIIDIIDKKAFRYDGFKATEVPIPEIRQAEVDAAYDEIVELIAMTDDSLMNKFFEGETFTHEEIAKGMTSAMLDGSAVPLIAGCATTGAGLDLLLDAVVKYMPAPNDPRAHSGFRPEEGDPVVADANAPLRAAVFKTIVDPFVGKVSLFKVVSGTVKKGSDLFRVSTGDSLKPAGMFYERGKNHIDTDEITAGDIGAFSKLDKLVTGDTIASERDAVAFKPIRHTEPTLTFAIQADTKNDDDKLSPSLSKLQEEDPSFLVERNKETNQLLLRGIGNVQLEAMMNKLKTKYSVNVHRVPLVIPYRETIRGKSDVQGRHKKQSGGAGQFGDVFIRFEPIAEGFEFAEEVFGGSVPKNYFPAVEKGLEESLAKGPLAGYPVTGIKATLYDGSYHPVDSNEMAFKIAASIAFKKGVEAANPVLLEPIMTMKITIPDEYLGDVMGDMNKRRGRILGMEQDEDGNQVVNAEAPYAEVQEYAIDLRSMTQGRGWFTSVFKNYEQVPHEIAEKVIEEAKQEEA from the coding sequence ATGAAAAAATATACTACGCAACAGATTCGCAATCTCGCCTTTGTCGGCCACAGCGGCGCCGGCAAGACTACTCTTGCTGAGGCGCTTCTCTACTTGACACATGCGACGGACCGCATGGGCCGCATTGAGGATAAAAACACGGTTTCCGACTTTGATCCGGAAGAACAGGCGCGCGGCATTTCGATCGGTCTGAGCGTGCTGCCGGTGGAGTGGAAAGAACATAAAATCAATCTTCTCGATGCGCCGGGCTATTTCGACTTTGAAAATGAAGTTTTCACCGCTCTGCGTGCGTCCGAGGCGGCATTGATGGTGCTTGACGCTTCGGCAGGCATTGAAGTCGGCTCCGAAATTTATTGGAAATATACCGAAAAAATTCACCTTCCCCGCATCATTTTCCTGAATAAAATGGACAAGCCGCATGTAGACTTTAACGTGCAGGTGTCCAATTTGCATCAGCAGTTCGGTAAAAAAGTGATTCCTCTCACGCTGACGCTTGGCGCCGGTGAGGATTTTGAAGGTATTATCGATATTATCGATAAAAAAGCGTTTCGTTATGACGGCTTTAAGGCCACCGAAGTGCCAATTCCGGAAATTCGTCAGGCCGAAGTGGATGCTGCCTATGATGAAATCGTGGAATTGATCGCGATGACGGACGATTCGCTGATGAATAAATTTTTCGAAGGGGAAACTTTTACGCACGAGGAGATTGCCAAGGGCATGACCAGTGCGATGCTCGATGGCTCCGCCGTGCCGCTGATCGCCGGATGTGCGACAACCGGGGCGGGTCTCGACTTGCTGCTGGATGCCGTCGTCAAATACATGCCGGCACCGAATGATCCGCGCGCTCATTCCGGATTCCGTCCGGAAGAAGGCGATCCGGTCGTGGCGGATGCGAATGCGCCGCTGCGCGCCGCCGTCTTTAAAACCATTGTGGATCCCTTCGTCGGAAAAGTTTCGCTGTTTAAAGTTGTTAGCGGCACCGTCAAGAAGGGGAGCGACCTTTTCCGCGTCAGTACGGGTGATAGCTTGAAGCCGGCCGGGATGTTCTATGAACGCGGCAAGAATCATATTGATACCGATGAAATTACTGCGGGCGATATCGGTGCTTTCTCGAAGTTGGATAAGTTGGTGACGGGAGACACCATCGCATCGGAGCGCGATGCCGTTGCGTTCAAGCCGATTCGTCATACAGAGCCGACTCTGACGTTTGCCATCCAGGCGGATACGAAAAATGACGACGATAAACTTTCGCCCTCTCTGTCCAAATTGCAGGAAGAGGATCCCAGCTTCTTGGTGGAGCGCAATAAAGAAACCAATCAGTTGTTGCTTCGCGGCATAGGGAATGTACAGCTGGAAGCCATGATGAATAAACTGAAAACCAAGTACAGCGTAAACGTCCATCGCGTACCGCTGGTCATTCCGTATCGGGAGACCATCCGCGGCAAGAGCGACGTGCAGGGGCGTCATAAGAAACAATCCGGCGGCGCCGGTCAGTTTGGCGACGTGTTCATTCGCTTCGAGCCGATTGCGGAAGGCTTTGAGTTTGCGGAAGAGGTCTTCGGTGGATCCGTTCCGAAGAATTATTTCCCGGCGGTTGAAAAAGGCTTGGAAGAGTCCCTGGCGAAGGGGCCGTTGGCCGGCTACCCTGTTACGGGCATCAAAGCCACGCTGTATGACGGCTCGTATCACCCGGTGGATTCCAATGAAATGGCATTTAAGATTGCGGCGTCCATTGCCTTTAAGAAAGGCGTAGAAGCAGCGAATCCTGTGCTGCTTGAGCCGATCATGACCATGAAAATCACCATTCCCGATGAGTATCTCGGCGACGTAATGGGCGACATGAACAAACGTCGCGGTCGTATTCTGGGAATGGAGCAGGATGAGGACGGCAACCAAGTCGTCAACGCCGAGGCGCCGTATGCGGAAGTGCAGGAGTATGCCATCGACTTGCGCAGTATGACGCAGGGCCGCGGATGGTTTACGTCCGTCTTCAAGAATTATGAGCAGGTGCCGCATGAAATTGCCGAAAAGGTGATTGAAGAAGCCAAACAGGAAGAGGCATAG
- a CDS encoding CtsR family transcriptional regulator gives MAGLTNRIEQFLLQLLEEGDEGMIEIGRNDLAQRFACAPSQINYVLTTRFTPYHGYYTESRRGGSGYIRIIRLERSPEELVAEVLDDVVQDSVTIDKARHILKSFLDQKLLTGRECQLMMLALDDHALADVPFAVRNRVRARIMRNMLIILLR, from the coding sequence ATGGCGGGATTAACCAATCGCATTGAACAATTTCTCCTACAATTGTTGGAAGAGGGAGACGAAGGGATGATTGAAATCGGTCGCAATGATCTTGCGCAACGCTTCGCCTGCGCACCATCCCAGATCAACTACGTTCTGACCACGCGTTTTACGCCGTACCACGGGTATTATACGGAATCCAGGCGAGGTGGCTCCGGCTATATTCGCATCATTCGCTTGGAGCGTTCACCCGAAGAATTGGTTGCGGAGGTGCTGGATGATGTCGTGCAGGACAGCGTAACGATCGATAAAGCACGTCATATTTTAAAATCCTTTTTGGATCAGAAACTTTTAACCGGCAGGGAATGTCAACTGATGATGCTGGCCTTGGACGACCATGCGCTCGCCGATGTGCCCTTTGCCGTGCGAAATCGCGTGCGCGCGCGCATCATGCGCAACATGCTGATCATACTGCTCAGATAG
- a CDS encoding ATP-dependent Clp protease ATP-binding subunit — protein sequence MEYKRTSVQQLLQAAAAESYSFHHSVIDTEHVLLAMLKTGGMETQALLHAGANYNTLRKIVLNNNEPGTDENPSMQTSAAVRRLLEQARQIALQNNEQEIFAEYVLFAILNDKSGMASVMLTIADVDKRMVYQNLVGMLRENHKQDRESNLSEYGKNLNEEAQAGKIDPVIGRDREVNRVIQILSRRTKNNPVLIGDPGVGKTAIAEGLAQRIVSGDVPDIIRDKVVFSIDMATMVAGTKYRGDFEQRLSDTIDELMARKDALVFIDELHTIIGAGSSEGSLDASNILKPALSKGSLQIIGATTIDEYHKRLEKDAALERRFQPVMVEEPTKEETEAIIRGLKPRYEEFHHVSLTEDAIVAATELTDRYLTNRFLPDKAIDVIDEALARVHVEAFHIPQEEMRYREERERLEEEKQKAALTQNFEEAAKLRDALAALEKEHEAFLQQQKQKEEQWPTIGFDQIAAIVSQWANVPVTRMTEKEADKYLHLDEALKKTVIGQDHAVDTVSSALKRARVGLKSANRPIGTFIFVGPTGVGKTYLAKEIARQLFGSADSVIRIDMSEYMEKYAVSRLVGAAPGYVGYEEGGQLTQMVRKKPYSVLLFDEMEKAHPDVFNLLLQILDEGRLTDSQGRLVDFRNTVIIMTSNVGASQLATEKRLGFGMEETVEADEYDRMKEVVHEELKQTFRPEFLNRVDDIIVFHRLSEKSILHIADLLMQDLMARVESLGYHMTYTDPVLRHLTKISVQPEFGARPLERSIRTKVEDVLAEKMLSGTLEKGQAYTLRMEKNEVVVTPAEEE from the coding sequence ATGGAGTATAAAAGGACTTCCGTCCAACAATTGTTACAAGCGGCTGCAGCAGAAAGCTATTCGTTTCATCACAGCGTAATCGATACAGAGCATGTTCTTTTGGCCATGCTGAAAACGGGCGGTATGGAAACGCAGGCTCTGTTGCACGCCGGTGCAAACTACAATACGCTGCGCAAAATCGTGCTCAATAACAATGAGCCGGGAACGGATGAAAACCCGTCCATGCAAACCTCGGCGGCGGTGCGCCGCCTTCTGGAGCAGGCGCGGCAGATCGCTCTGCAAAACAACGAACAGGAAATTTTTGCGGAATACGTGCTTTTTGCCATTTTGAACGACAAATCGGGAATGGCCTCCGTCATGCTCACCATTGCGGATGTCGATAAACGCATGGTCTATCAGAATCTGGTCGGCATGCTGCGAGAAAACCATAAGCAGGATCGGGAATCCAATCTCAGCGAATACGGCAAAAACCTGAATGAAGAAGCGCAGGCGGGCAAGATCGACCCGGTTATCGGCCGTGATCGCGAGGTGAATCGCGTCATTCAAATTCTGTCTCGACGAACCAAGAATAATCCGGTTCTCATCGGCGATCCGGGTGTCGGAAAGACAGCGATTGCAGAAGGACTTGCCCAGCGCATTGTTTCCGGCGATGTGCCGGATATCATCCGTGATAAGGTGGTTTTTTCCATCGACATGGCGACCATGGTGGCCGGAACGAAGTATCGCGGCGATTTTGAACAGCGCCTGTCGGACACCATCGACGAGCTGATGGCGCGAAAAGATGCGCTGGTGTTTATCGATGAATTGCATACCATTATCGGCGCAGGAAGCTCAGAAGGTTCCTTGGATGCCTCGAATATTTTAAAGCCGGCCCTGTCCAAGGGAAGCCTGCAGATTATCGGTGCGACGACGATTGATGAATATCATAAGCGCCTCGAAAAAGATGCGGCGTTGGAACGACGCTTTCAACCGGTCATGGTGGAAGAACCTACCAAAGAGGAGACGGAAGCAATCATTCGCGGCTTGAAGCCGCGGTATGAAGAGTTCCATCATGTGAGCCTGACCGAGGATGCCATCGTTGCGGCGACGGAGCTGACCGATCGCTACCTGACGAACCGTTTTTTGCCGGACAAAGCCATTGACGTCATCGACGAGGCTCTTGCCCGTGTTCATGTCGAAGCCTTCCATATTCCGCAGGAAGAGATGCGCTATCGCGAGGAACGCGAACGCCTGGAAGAAGAAAAGCAAAAAGCGGCCCTTACCCAAAATTTTGAAGAGGCGGCGAAGCTGCGGGATGCGTTAGCTGCGCTGGAAAAAGAACATGAAGCGTTTTTGCAGCAACAAAAACAAAAAGAAGAACAATGGCCCACCATCGGCTTTGACCAGATTGCAGCCATTGTTTCCCAGTGGGCGAATGTTCCGGTTACGCGCATGACGGAAAAAGAAGCCGATAAGTATCTCCACCTGGATGAAGCTTTAAAAAAGACGGTGATCGGCCAGGATCATGCTGTCGACACCGTTTCTTCGGCGTTAAAGCGTGCTCGCGTAGGGCTAAAATCGGCGAACCGGCCCATCGGTACGTTCATTTTTGTCGGCCCGACAGGTGTCGGAAAAACGTATTTGGCAAAAGAAATTGCCCGTCAGCTCTTCGGGTCGGCGGATAGCGTGATTCGCATCGACATGTCGGAATATATGGAGAAATATGCCGTTTCCAGACTGGTGGGCGCCGCTCCGGGCTATGTGGGTTATGAAGAGGGCGGCCAACTGACACAGATGGTGCGTAAAAAGCCGTATTCGGTGCTGCTCTTTGACGAGATGGAAAAAGCGCATCCCGACGTATTCAATCTGCTCTTACAAATTTTGGACGAAGGGCGTCTGACGGACAGCCAGGGCCGCTTGGTTGACTTTCGCAATACGGTCATCATTATGACCTCTAACGTGGGCGCCTCACAGCTGGCCACGGAAAAGCGGTTGGGCTTCGGCATGGAAGAAACCGTGGAAGCCGACGAATACGATCGCATGAAAGAAGTGGTGCATGAGGAACTCAAGCAAACCTTCCGTCCCGAATTTCTGAACCGCGTGGATGACATTATTGTCTTCCACCGTTTGAGTGAAAAGAGCATCTTGCACATTGCGGACTTGCTGATGCAGGACTTGATGGCGCGCGTGGAATCGTTAGGCTATCACATGACCTATACCGATCCGGTGCTTCGTCATCTGACGAAAATTTCGGTGCAGCCGGAATTTGGCGCCCGTCCGCTGGAACGCTCCATTCGTACAAAGGTGGAGGATGTATTGGCGGAAAAAATGTTAAGCGGTACGCTTGAAAAAGGACAGGCATACACGCTGCGCATGGAAAAAAATGAGGTCGTAGTGACCCCGGCGGAGGAAGAATGA